From a region of the Helianthus annuus cultivar XRQ/B chromosome 5, HanXRQr2.0-SUNRISE, whole genome shotgun sequence genome:
- the LOC110940813 gene encoding quinone oxidoreductase-like protein 2 homolog produces the protein MEALVCRKLGDPTTPPDSSETTALSVSTSHPIPTLNSPTSIRIRIKSTSINYLNYLQILGKYQEKVPVPFVPGSDYSGVVESVGPDVTKFRVGDPVCSVAAVGSFAQFIVAEEKDLYGVPAGCDLVAAAALPIAYGTSYIALIHRANLKSGQVLLVLGAAGGVGLSAVQIGMICGATVIAVARGNEKVQLLKAMGVDHVVDLSKENVIESAKAFLKTRKLKGVDVLYDPVGGKLTKESMKLLNWAAHILVIGFASGEVPVIPVNIALVKNWTIHGLYFGSYGVNDPGVIKDSVKQLLSWLARGLITVNISRSYKLQEANLAFLDIRDRKVIGKVMITFDDPKTITSSKL, from the exons ATGGAAGCTTTGGTGTGCAGGAAGCTTGGTGATCCAACAACACCACCGGATTCATCAGAAACCACTGCTCTCAGTGTCTCAACATCTCACCCTATTCCCACACTCAATTCTCCCACTTCAATCAGAATTCGAATCAAATCCACCAGCATTAATTACCTCAACTACCTCCAGATACTCGGAAAGTATCAGGAAAAAGTCCCTGTGCCTTTCGTTCCTGGATCCGATTACTCTGGCGTTGTGGAATCTGTTGGTCCGGACGTCACTAAGTTCAGAGTTGGCGATCCTGTTTGTTCAGTTGCAGCTGTTGGTTCTTTTGCTCAGTTTATTGTTGCTGAAGAGAAGGATCT GTATGGAGTTCCTGCGGGGTGTGATCTGGTGGCTGCGGCTGCACTTCCAATTGCCTATGGAACATCTTATATTGCATTGATACATAGAGCCAATCTCAAGTCTGGTCAG GTGTTGTTAGTTCTTGGTGCAGCTGGAGGTGTTGGTCTTTCAGCTGTTCAAATTGGGATGATTTGTGGTGCCACAGTCATTGCTGTGGCCAG AGGAAATGAGAAGGTACAGCTTTTGAAGGCAATGGGTGTTGATCACGTTGTTGACTTAAGCAAAGAAAATGTTATTGAAAGCGCCAAAGCGTTTTTGAAAACAAGAAAGCTGAAAGGGGTTGATGTTTTATACGATCCTGTTGGAGGCAAGCTTACGAAAGAAAGCATGAAGTTATTGAATTGGGCAGCACACATTTTGGTTATAGGGTTCGCGAGTGGTGAGGTCCCTGTTATTCCTGTTAATATTGCTCTTGTTAAG AATTGGACGATTCATGGACTTTATTTCGGGAGCTATGGAGTGAATGATCCAGGTGTAATTAAAGACAGCGTAAAACAATTGCTATCTTGGTTGGCAAGAGGCTTAATTACCGTTAACATTTCTCGTTCATACAAACTCCAAGAG GCAAATCTTGCATTCTTGGATATCAGGGACCGAAAAGTAATTGGGAAGGTGATGATTACTTTTGATGATCCAAAAACCATAACTTCTTCTAAGCTCTAG